A section of the Candidatus Poribacteria bacterium genome encodes:
- the hslU gene encoding ATP-dependent protease ATPase subunit HslU: MERPKVKRAENTLAAALTPRQIVEELDKYIIGQFEAKRCVAIALRNRARRQMLAEDMQDEVSPKNIIMIGSTGVGKTEIARRLARLVDAPFIKVEASKYTEIGYVGRDVESMIRDLTETAISRVKAEQTEAVEEKAQESTEERLLDCIFPVPRSLQRRPRLKEEDALEEPEEEDDGVLQLPFDLGPDVGAEAEEAREKERERYLKTREKFREWLRDGRLEEKPVEINVRHQSMPFVEIFSPGGIEEMDINFKDMFSNILPNQTKKRRVPVSEARTILMQEESEKLIDMDAVITEAIQRVEDSGIVFLDEIDKIAGRESRHGPDISREGVQRDILPIIEGSTVTSKYGAVRTHHILFIAAGAFHVSSPSDLIPELQGRFPIRVELKSLNKDDFKSILTEPKNALVKQYAALLSTEGIEATITDDAIDEIAALAFQVNESVEDIGARRLHTIMEKLFENLFFDAPNLGKNHITIDAEYVKAELSEIVKDQDLSRYIL, translated from the coding sequence TTGGAAAGACCAAAAGTAAAGCGCGCGGAGAACACTTTAGCAGCAGCTCTTACACCTCGGCAGATCGTTGAGGAATTGGATAAGTATATCATTGGGCAGTTTGAAGCGAAACGTTGTGTCGCTATTGCCCTGCGCAACCGCGCGCGGCGGCAGATGTTGGCAGAAGATATGCAGGACGAAGTATCGCCGAAAAATATAATTATGATAGGTTCAACAGGCGTGGGAAAAACTGAAATCGCCCGTAGACTCGCGCGCCTCGTTGACGCGCCTTTCATCAAAGTAGAGGCATCAAAGTATACCGAGATCGGTTACGTGGGTCGAGATGTGGAATCCATGATACGCGACCTTACGGAAACGGCTATCAGTCGCGTCAAAGCCGAGCAAACGGAGGCGGTTGAAGAAAAAGCACAGGAATCGACTGAAGAACGGCTGCTGGATTGCATTTTTCCGGTTCCCCGTTCGCTCCAGCGCCGGCCTCGTTTAAAAGAGGAGGATGCACTTGAGGAGCCAGAGGAAGAGGACGATGGAGTTCTACAACTTCCATTTGACCTGGGTCCCGATGTAGGGGCTGAAGCCGAGGAAGCCAGAGAGAAGGAGCGTGAACGTTATCTGAAAACGAGAGAGAAATTTAGAGAGTGGCTACGAGACGGTAGACTTGAGGAGAAACCGGTTGAAATCAATGTGAGACATCAAAGCATGCCCTTTGTAGAAATCTTCTCGCCCGGCGGTATTGAGGAGATGGACATCAATTTCAAGGATATGTTCAGCAACATCCTACCGAATCAGACGAAGAAACGAAGAGTGCCAGTCTCTGAAGCGCGAACCATCTTGATGCAGGAGGAATCCGAGAAACTTATTGATATGGATGCCGTCATCACTGAAGCGATTCAACGGGTTGAAGACTCCGGCATCGTTTTTTTGGATGAGATCGATAAAATTGCAGGCAGGGAATCCCGGCACGGACCTGACATTTCGCGTGAAGGTGTGCAACGGGATATCCTTCCTATTATCGAAGGTAGCACGGTGACCTCGAAATACGGGGCGGTCCGCACGCATCACATCCTGTTCATCGCCGCTGGTGCGTTCCACGTCTCAAGCCCATCCGACCTTATCCCGGAGCTACAGGGCAGGTTTCCGATCCGAGTAGAACTCAAAAGCCTGAATAAGGATGACTTTAAATCTATCCTGACGGAACCGAAGAACGCGTTGGTGAAACAGTATGCTGCATTGCTAAGTACCGAAGGTATTGAGGCAACTATTACCGATGATGCGATTGATGAGATCGCTGCGCTTGCCTTCCAAGTTAATGAATCGGTTGAGGACATCGGTGCCCGCCGTCTGCATACGATTATGGAAAAACTCTTCGAGAACCTCTTTTTTGACGCACCTAACCTCGGAAAAAATCACATCACCATTGATGCGGAATATGTCAAAGCGGAACTGTCAGAAATTGTCAAAGATCAGGATCTGAGCAGGTATATCCTCTAA
- a CDS encoding AAA family ATPase, protein MRIILYTGKGGVGKTTIAAATGIKLAELGYKTIVISLDVAHSLRDAFDNHEKLVRQREEKQIQIRENLWIQEINVQEAIVEYWNDVYGYIRSLLNRSGLDSLVAEEIAVFPGMEEICALLYINQYVREKSYDVIILDCAPTGESLRFVSIPTTLEWYMRHIFKLERNLAKVAGPVIERVSSVPIPRDNYFQNIQDLFDKLEGIEGVLTDPKITTVRLVTNPEKIVIKETQRAFMYFCLYGLCIDAVIINRIFPDDVDSAYFAAWKRSQQHYIAEATDYFSDVPIWKVNLFTEEIVGEQGLHRLADTLYSGINPADQFSEERPYQFQKMGDTYQLSMRLPFLSKEEIGLTKHGDELIITVGGFKQHIALPRTLSNKKTSGAKLTGNQLVIKFEGESRI, encoded by the coding sequence ATGCGAATTATTCTTTACACAGGCAAAGGGGGTGTCGGCAAAACAACGATTGCCGCGGCTACGGGTATCAAGCTCGCAGAACTCGGTTACAAAACCATTGTTATTTCGCTGGACGTGGCACATTCGCTCCGCGATGCTTTTGACAACCACGAAAAACTTGTTCGTCAGCGTGAAGAGAAACAGATCCAAATCAGAGAAAATCTCTGGATACAGGAAATCAACGTTCAGGAAGCAATCGTTGAATACTGGAACGATGTATATGGCTATATCCGTTCGTTGCTGAATCGTTCTGGACTTGACAGTCTCGTTGCAGAGGAAATAGCGGTATTTCCCGGAATGGAGGAGATTTGCGCACTTCTGTATATCAATCAATATGTTCGCGAAAAAAGTTATGATGTGATTATCCTTGATTGTGCACCGACCGGTGAGTCGCTCAGGTTTGTCAGTATCCCCACGACGCTGGAGTGGTACATGCGCCACATTTTCAAATTGGAACGCAACCTTGCGAAAGTTGCGGGTCCAGTCATCGAACGGGTGAGTTCCGTTCCGATTCCACGAGATAATTACTTTCAGAATATTCAAGATTTATTCGATAAATTGGAAGGGATTGAGGGTGTCCTGACGGATCCGAAGATCACGACGGTCCGTTTAGTGACGAATCCTGAAAAAATTGTTATCAAAGAGACGCAGCGGGCATTCATGTATTTTTGCCTTTACGGGTTGTGTATTGACGCCGTGATTATCAATCGCATTTTTCCTGATGACGTAGATTCGGCATACTTTGCGGCTTGGAAGCGATCACAACAGCACTATATTGCGGAGGCAACGGACTATTTTTCGGATGTCCCGATTTGGAAGGTGAACCTCTTCACGGAAGAGATTGTAGGGGAACAGGGACTGCATCGGTTGGCGGACACACTCTATTCAGGGATTAACCCGGCAGATCAATTCTCTGAAGAGCGTCCGTATCAATTCCAAAAAATGGGAGATACGTATCAGTTATCTATGCGTCTTCCGTTTCTGAGCAAAGAGGAAATTGGATTGACAAAACACGGCGATGAGTTAATTATCACAGTGGGTGGTTTTAAGCAACATATCGCACTGCCGCGGACGCTCTCGAACAAAAAAACGAGTGGCGCGAAACTCACCGGCAACCAACTCGTGATTAAGTTTGAAGGAGAGAGCCGGATCTGA
- the rpsI gene encoding 30S ribosomal protein S9: protein MAIEQFWGTGRRKTSVARVRIIPGGEVGVTVNKKPIQEYFERADHWQAAQRPIEHVEKLGEYAIHVNVKGGGKTGQAGAISHGLARALVKADESLKPSLKKAGFLTRDPRMVERKKYGQKGARARFQFSKR from the coding sequence ATGGCTATTGAACAATTCTGGGGAACCGGCAGACGCAAAACCTCAGTCGCACGGGTCCGAATCATTCCCGGCGGTGAAGTCGGGGTTACCGTTAACAAAAAACCGATTCAAGAGTACTTCGAACGCGCAGACCACTGGCAGGCAGCACAACGCCCCATTGAGCACGTTGAGAAACTCGGCGAATATGCCATCCACGTCAACGTAAAAGGCGGCGGAAAGACTGGACAGGCTGGAGCAATCTCACACGGACTCGCACGCGCACTCGTCAAAGCCGATGAATCCTTGAAGCCTTCATTGAAAAAGGCAGGATTTTTAACGCGCGATCCGAGAATGGTGGAGCGGAAGAAGTACGGACAGAAAGGCGCACGGGCACGCTTCCAATTCTCCAAGCGTTAA
- the hslV gene encoding ATP-dependent protease subunit HslV: protein MGMHIRSTTILAVRRDGEVAVGGDGQVTLGDTAIKHGARKVRKIHNDKVLIGFAGSASDAITLYENLEKKLEQYRGNLQKSAVELAREWRSDRVLRQVDALLIAADSSDSYLISGSGDVISPDDDVLAIGSGGSIALAAAKALLKYSDLTAKEIISEALQLTSEICIYTNAKIEIDTIGT, encoded by the coding sequence ATAGGCATGCACATTCGTTCAACAACGATTTTGGCGGTTCGCCGTGATGGCGAGGTAGCGGTCGGTGGTGATGGTCAAGTCACTTTAGGGGATACGGCGATTAAACACGGTGCCCGCAAAGTGCGTAAAATTCATAACGACAAGGTGCTGATCGGTTTTGCGGGTTCCGCCTCGGATGCGATCACCCTCTATGAGAATTTAGAGAAGAAGTTGGAGCAGTATCGCGGGAATCTTCAGAAATCAGCGGTGGAACTTGCTCGGGAATGGCGTAGCGATAGAGTTTTGAGACAGGTAGACGCACTATTAATCGCCGCGGACAGTAGCGACAGTTATCTCATCTCCGGGAGCGGGGACGTAATTTCGCCTGACGACGATGTTCTGGCAATCGGCTCCGGGGGTTCTATTGCCCTGGCGGCAGCAAAGGCACTGCTTAAATACTCAGACTTGACCGCAAAAGAGATTATTTCAGAAGCCCTTCAACTGACGAGTGAAATCTGTATTTATACGAATGCAAAAATTGAAATTGACACGATAGGGACTTAA
- a CDS encoding RimK family alpha-L-glutamate ligase, producing the protein MKIGILSRGPQNHSTRRLSETALTAGHTAEILDPFGFYLHIGGTGNRMTYHGKPAEDFDVIVPRLSRTTAQYGEEVLAHFEWVGTLVVNRAKAIAAARHKFHSLRILAQHGLPIPPSLTVGSATFLEDAVAEVGTYPFILKPFHGTHGTGVMLLDTPTSLTSAVDALCDLHQDYVIQPFIAEAGGVDIRVFVVGGEVVAAMKRSAPPGEFRANIHKGASGEAIALTDEYTRLAIVAAAALELEIAGVDLLQTNEGPVVLEVNPSPGFEELESVTGIDIADAIIEFVTAFAQES; encoded by the coding sequence ATGAAAATCGGTATCCTCTCACGGGGACCTCAAAACCACTCCACACGCAGGCTTAGCGAAACTGCCCTCACTGCAGGACACACCGCAGAAATTTTAGATCCCTTCGGTTTCTATCTCCATATCGGTGGCACCGGTAACCGTATGACTTATCACGGGAAACCGGCAGAAGACTTTGATGTCATCGTGCCGCGACTCAGTCGGACGACAGCGCAATACGGCGAAGAGGTCTTGGCGCATTTTGAATGGGTCGGAACACTTGTGGTGAATCGGGCAAAAGCGATTGCGGCGGCACGCCATAAATTTCACTCCTTACGTATCCTTGCACAGCACGGCTTACCTATCCCACCGAGTCTCACCGTCGGTTCCGCTACGTTTTTAGAAGACGCTGTGGCGGAAGTCGGGACGTATCCCTTTATTTTAAAACCGTTTCACGGCACACACGGCACGGGTGTTATGTTGTTAGATACACCGACATCGCTCACGTCGGCTGTAGATGCGCTGTGTGATCTGCATCAGGACTATGTCATCCAACCGTTTATTGCGGAAGCCGGTGGCGTTGATATCCGTGTTTTTGTTGTAGGCGGTGAAGTCGTTGCGGCGATGAAAAGGAGTGCGCCTCCCGGTGAATTCCGAGCGAATATTCATAAAGGGGCATCTGGAGAGGCTATAGCACTGACAGACGAATACACGCGCTTGGCTATAGTAGCGGCAGCAGCACTGGAATTGGAGATAGCCGGGGTCGATCTACTTCAGACAAATGAGGGTCCCGTTGTTCTGGAAGTCAATCCATCGCCGGGATTTGAGGAGTTGGAGTCAGTCACAGGCATCGATATCGCGGATGCGATTATTGAATTTGTAACGGCGTTCGCACAAGAAAGTTAA
- the rplM gene encoding 50S ribosomal protein L13 has product MVLKTKTYFPKTEKDIRWYVVDADGQVLGRLASRIAQVLRGKNDPRYTPHADLGFRVAVVNAEKIVVTGNKREQKTYFRHSGYPGGDKYRTFDEQMARKPEVIITNAVKGMLPKNHLGRQLMKGLRVYTGPTHPHQAQEPEVLTL; this is encoded by the coding sequence ATGGTACTGAAAACGAAAACCTATTTCCCGAAAACGGAAAAAGATATTAGATGGTATGTAGTGGATGCCGACGGACAAGTGCTCGGGCGTTTAGCATCCCGGATCGCACAGGTACTGCGTGGAAAGAATGATCCACGGTATACACCTCACGCCGATTTAGGTTTTCGCGTTGCTGTTGTGAATGCGGAGAAAATCGTCGTCACAGGCAATAAAAGGGAGCAGAAAACCTATTTTAGGCATAGCGGCTACCCCGGCGGTGATAAATATCGAACTTTTGATGAACAGATGGCTCGCAAGCCAGAAGTGATTATCACCAATGCCGTTAAGGGAATGCTCCCCAAAAATCATCTCGGTCGACAACTCATGAAGGGGCTCAGGGTTTACACCGGACCAACACATCCGCACCAAGCACAGGAACCGGAAGTCTTAACACTTTAA
- a CDS encoding phytanoyl-CoA dioxygenase family protein: MQSNDNLHVDVTDEQIAFFRENGYLSIPRITTEAEVEWLKGIYDELFTERTGEAEGRYFDLAGPRAHTGRETLPQVLGPEARFPELRETVYFRNAQRLAAKLLRVSTDKVSGGGHMILKPAHYGNETPWHQDEAYWNPEVLPHSLSVWLPLDKATVESGCLQFIPKSHKGGVRWHRHIDNDPLVHGLVTDDVDVSEAVACPIPAGGATFHHCRTLHYSAPNRTPEARRAYILVFGGPPKKLDTPAHRPWQKEEQEALLDRC; the protein is encoded by the coding sequence ATGCAATCTAACGACAATTTGCACGTTGATGTAACTGATGAACAGATCGCCTTCTTTCGAGAAAACGGATACCTGAGCATTCCACGTATTACAACAGAAGCAGAGGTAGAATGGCTCAAAGGCATCTACGATGAACTCTTCACGGAACGGACTGGCGAAGCGGAGGGACGGTATTTCGATCTTGCGGGTCCGCGTGCGCATACCGGACGAGAGACGTTGCCGCAGGTGTTAGGTCCAGAGGCGCGATTCCCGGAACTCCGTGAGACTGTCTATTTCCGAAACGCGCAGCGGCTCGCCGCGAAATTGCTCCGTGTGTCAACTGACAAGGTGAGCGGCGGTGGACACATGATTTTGAAGCCTGCGCATTATGGCAATGAAACGCCGTGGCATCAAGATGAGGCGTATTGGAATCCAGAGGTGCTACCGCACAGTCTGAGTGTTTGGCTGCCACTTGATAAGGCGACAGTTGAAAGTGGGTGTCTCCAATTTATCCCGAAATCTCACAAAGGCGGGGTGCGTTGGCATCGGCACATTGACAACGATCCACTCGTGCACGGGTTGGTGACAGATGATGTTGATGTATCCGAGGCAGTGGCATGCCCGATACCGGCAGGCGGTGCGACTTTCCATCACTGTCGGACTTTGCACTATTCTGCGCCGAACCGGACACCGGAAGCACGTAGAGCGTATATTCTCGTCTTTGGTGGACCCCCTAAGAAACTGGATACACCGGCGCATCGTCCATGGCAAAAGGAAGAACAGGAGGCACTTTTGGATCGATGCTGA
- the sppA gene encoding signal peptide peptidase SppA — protein MRFLQKCAFLLALLVLVSPVFAEEQATEETVPPVKKYVALTLGGTYTDTKTVNTFGTSSTKTLRGLFKKLDTLKTDDEIAGIVFKIENVSMGWATLQEIRNKLHELRETEKETIGYLESGGNAEYLLAAAMERVVLMPAGSLNLTGLRAEVLFYKGLLDKLDIEADMLAMGKYKSGVEPYMRDGMSDAFRESMTALLDDLYAQLLAHIAESRDGITAEEVSNLINSGPFTAEEAHQEHLVDALQYYDELLETLKTASPDEDVQVVKPDYERKRKVPDMNSFAGLMQLLSMLNPPQRAKSTAENQIALIYADGPILPDIDQLFPSTSVIMPSTLKEAFEKARTDDTVRAVVLRIDSPGGSALASDLIWREVMLTQREKPVVVSMGDVAASGGYYIAMAAGTIVAHPSTLTGSIGVFGGKLNMKGFYNKIGLTKEIIAHGQNATLYSDYGGFTPTERERVEKMMKTVYKDFVSKAAEGRNKSFDEVDEIAQGRVWTGKQAKALGLVDEFGGLETALSIAKEQAGFADDEEVNLIVLPKQKPFFEQLMERMIEDMEGSVQLPLELTASHPALSVFGNRWQHVVTWLSLFGFEDGTQVVTILPYDVLIR, from the coding sequence ATGAGATTCTTACAAAAATGCGCGTTTCTACTGGCGTTGCTTGTGCTCGTCTCGCCGGTATTTGCTGAGGAACAGGCGACGGAAGAAACCGTTCCGCCCGTTAAAAAATATGTTGCGTTGACATTGGGGGGCACCTACACCGATACCAAAACAGTCAACACCTTTGGAACCTCCTCGACGAAGACGCTACGCGGGCTCTTTAAAAAATTAGATACACTCAAAACAGATGATGAAATTGCTGGGATTGTCTTCAAAATAGAGAATGTCAGCATGGGGTGGGCAACGCTTCAAGAAATTCGCAATAAACTTCACGAATTGCGGGAAACCGAAAAAGAGACGATCGGGTATCTGGAAAGCGGTGGTAATGCCGAATATCTCCTCGCTGCTGCGATGGAGCGTGTTGTCCTGATGCCTGCCGGAAGCCTCAATTTAACGGGCTTACGCGCCGAAGTGCTTTTCTATAAGGGACTGCTGGACAAGTTGGACATCGAAGCCGATATGTTGGCGATGGGAAAATACAAGTCGGGTGTTGAACCCTATATGCGGGACGGCATGTCTGATGCGTTTCGTGAGTCGATGACCGCGCTATTGGACGATTTATACGCCCAATTGCTGGCACACATTGCTGAGAGCCGAGACGGTATCACCGCTGAGGAGGTGTCGAATTTAATAAATAGTGGTCCGTTCACGGCGGAAGAAGCACATCAGGAGCACTTGGTTGATGCGTTGCAATACTACGACGAACTCCTTGAGACCCTAAAGACAGCGTCTCCAGACGAAGATGTTCAGGTGGTCAAGCCGGATTACGAGCGTAAGCGAAAAGTACCGGATATGAACAGTTTCGCCGGACTCATGCAACTACTTAGTATGTTGAACCCACCGCAACGGGCAAAAAGCACGGCGGAAAATCAGATCGCACTTATTTATGCGGATGGACCCATTTTACCGGATATTGATCAGTTATTTCCTTCAACGTCAGTGATTATGCCGAGCACGCTGAAGGAGGCGTTCGAGAAAGCGCGCACCGATGATACCGTTCGGGCAGTTGTGCTACGTATAGACAGTCCGGGGGGTTCTGCGCTCGCCTCGGATCTGATTTGGCGGGAAGTAATGCTCACACAACGCGAAAAGCCGGTTGTCGTTTCTATGGGAGATGTCGCGGCATCGGGTGGCTATTATATTGCAATGGCGGCTGGGACCATCGTCGCACACCCAAGCACACTGACGGGTTCAATCGGTGTGTTCGGTGGTAAGCTGAACATGAAGGGATTTTATAACAAAATCGGTTTGACGAAAGAGATCATCGCACACGGTCAGAACGCGACCCTCTATTCGGATTACGGCGGCTTTACACCGACCGAACGGGAACGCGTCGAAAAGATGATGAAAACGGTGTATAAGGATTTTGTCAGTAAGGCGGCGGAAGGCAGAAACAAATCCTTTGATGAAGTCGATGAGATCGCGCAAGGGCGCGTCTGGACAGGTAAACAGGCGAAAGCACTTGGACTCGTTGATGAATTCGGCGGGCTTGAGACTGCGCTGTCTATCGCTAAAGAACAGGCGGGTTTTGCCGATGATGAAGAAGTTAACCTTATCGTGTTACCGAAGCAGAAACCTTTTTTTGAGCAACTCATGGAACGGATGATCGAGGACATGGAGGGTTCGGTTCAGTTACCACTCGAATTGACAGCGAGTCATCCTGCCTTGTCCGTATTCGGTAATCGGTGGCAGCATGTCGTCACGTGGTTGAGCCTGTTTGGTTTTGAAGATGGGACACAAGTGGTAACAATTTTACCTTATGACGTTTTAATTCGGTGA
- a CDS encoding AAA family ATPase, protein MKIICTGISCSGRKELMANFKILCMKRKLNIGFFNVGDVMHRVAAEARVHFTDKVLDSDPAVLSLARRTAFYEIARRAEDYEHAVIGLHACFRWRGSLIEGFSFKDIDILLPDLLINVVDNITDISERMENTSQWEGMGKAALNVWLDEEEFLTRQLAHFTEKPHYTVARQHTLENFYELLFSPKPKFYLSYPITLLRDTPKEIEKIREIGEKLSRSFIVFDPLTIKDMELVTLTKDESADAPRVSEMGEEVIEQIQTRTISRDYQFVHQSDFVVVIYPTDKLSPGVLSEMNYASRHNKPVYAVYPGTRSIFFENLCDRIFDTFEELADFLITTYKTDAG, encoded by the coding sequence ATGAAAATTATTTGTACGGGTATCAGTTGTTCAGGACGTAAGGAGCTGATGGCGAATTTTAAGATACTGTGCATGAAACGGAAGTTGAACATCGGTTTCTTCAATGTCGGCGATGTGATGCACCGTGTTGCTGCGGAGGCGCGTGTCCATTTTACGGACAAAGTGCTTGATTCGGATCCTGCGGTTTTATCATTGGCACGGCGCACGGCTTTCTATGAAATCGCTCGGCGCGCCGAGGATTATGAGCATGCTGTCATTGGATTACACGCCTGTTTCCGGTGGCGCGGGAGCCTTATTGAGGGATTTTCTTTTAAAGATATTGATATTCTTCTACCGGATCTGCTGATTAACGTTGTTGACAACATCACCGATATATCGGAACGGATGGAAAACACGTCCCAATGGGAAGGGATGGGTAAAGCGGCACTCAACGTCTGGTTGGATGAAGAAGAGTTCCTGACGCGGCAACTTGCACATTTCACGGAGAAACCCCATTATACCGTTGCGAGACAACACACTCTCGAAAATTTTTATGAACTCCTCTTTTCACCGAAGCCGAAATTTTACCTCAGCTACCCCATCACGCTCCTGAGAGATACGCCGAAGGAAATTGAGAAGATCCGCGAGATTGGAGAAAAACTGAGCCGTTCCTTCATTGTCTTCGATCCGCTCACGATCAAGGATATGGAACTCGTTACCCTCACGAAAGATGAAAGTGCTGATGCCCCACGCGTGAGTGAAATGGGTGAGGAAGTGATTGAACAGATTCAAACCCGAACGATCTCACGGGATTATCAGTTCGTTCACCAGAGCGATTTCGTAGTTGTGATTTATCCGACGGATAAGTTATCGCCGGGCGTTCTGAGCGAGATGAATTACGCTTCCCGCCATAACAAGCCTGTATATGCGGTTTATCCTGGAACCCGGAGTATCTTTTTCGAGAACTTGTGTGATCGGATTTTTGATACATTTGAGGAGTTGGCGGATTTTCTGATTACTACCTATAAGACGGACGCAGGTTGA
- a CDS encoding adenylosuccinate synthase, which translates to MSNIVILGAQWGDESKGKLTDVFAADADVVARYQGGDNAGHTIVLGEKTFILHLIPSGILRPDTVNIIGNGVVINLETLFGEMDRLQAQDIEVSSDNLKISDRAHLIMPYHKVVEQWEQMGSATKIGTTSRGIGPTYSDKMNRHAGIRVGDLLEFDQFQKKLDYNLETKADALQIGGPERNILLETYHSYAQRIAPYVTDTVAFMHDTLASQKRILFEGAQGTMLDIDFGTYPYVTSSNCTAGAVCTGLGIGPKALEEILGVSKAYVTRVGGGPFPTEMPPDLDEQIREIGKEYGATTQRPRRCGWLDLVALRYATQINGLTAIAMTKLDVFDTLEDLQVCVAYRHNGKQTTTFPSSLQVLEECEPVYETLPGWQQPLTEARTAADIPQRTKDYIAYVADYLDVPIPIISVGPDRDQIVQLGQPLW; encoded by the coding sequence ATGTCGAACATTGTTATTTTAGGCGCACAATGGGGCGATGAAAGTAAAGGGAAGTTGACCGATGTCTTCGCCGCAGATGCGGATGTGGTCGCACGCTATCAAGGCGGCGATAACGCAGGGCATACTATTGTTCTCGGAGAAAAAACGTTTATTCTCCACTTGATTCCATCCGGCATCTTACGCCCTGATACCGTCAACATTATTGGCAACGGGGTCGTCATTAATTTGGAGACACTTTTCGGTGAGATGGATCGCCTACAGGCGCAGGATATTGAAGTCAGTAGCGATAACCTGAAAATCAGCGATCGCGCACATCTCATCATGCCATACCACAAGGTTGTTGAACAGTGGGAACAGATGGGGAGTGCTACCAAAATCGGCACGACCTCCCGTGGGATCGGTCCTACTTACTCCGATAAGATGAACCGACATGCGGGCATTCGCGTCGGGGACCTCCTTGAGTTTGACCAGTTCCAAAAGAAGTTGGATTACAACCTCGAAACCAAAGCAGACGCTCTCCAAATAGGTGGACCGGAACGAAACATCCTGCTCGAAACGTATCACAGTTACGCACAGCGGATCGCACCCTATGTAACCGATACCGTCGCTTTCATGCACGACACCCTCGCTTCCCAGAAACGCATTCTCTTTGAGGGGGCACAGGGAACGATGCTTGATATAGACTTCGGGACCTATCCCTACGTTACTTCTTCCAACTGCACCGCTGGTGCCGTCTGTACCGGACTCGGTATAGGACCGAAAGCACTGGAAGAGATACTCGGTGTTTCTAAAGCCTACGTCACACGCGTCGGCGGGGGTCCATTCCCCACCGAGATGCCGCCTGACTTAGATGAGCAAATTCGGGAAATCGGCAAAGAGTATGGTGCCACAACGCAACGTCCAAGACGCTGCGGTTGGTTAGACCTCGTCGCACTCCGATATGCCACGCAGATTAACGGATTAACCGCCATCGCAATGACGAAACTGGATGTCTTTGATACGCTCGAAGATCTCCAAGTCTGTGTCGCCTACCGCCACAACGGGAAACAGACAACGACTTTCCCGAGTAGCCTACAGGTCTTAGAGGAATGCGAACCCGTCTACGAAACGCTACCCGGATGGCAGCAGCCCTTGACCGAAGCACGCACTGCCGCAGACATTCCGCAACGCACTAAAGACTACATCGCGTATGTCGCGGATTATCTTGACGTGCCAATCCCCATTATCTCCGTCGGACCCGACAGAGATCAGATCGTGCAACTCGGACAACCTCTGTGGTAA